In the Gammaproteobacteria bacterium genome, one interval contains:
- the istB gene encoding IS21-like element helper ATPase IstB, whose product MIPNASLKERATALKLHGLLSHWEESADAGWVESLIQWEEEERADRSLERRMKGARLGRFKPLADFDWGWPSRCDRELVSELMRLDFLTEAVNIILVGPNGVGKSTLARNIAHQAVLAGHSVLFTSAGQMLNDLAAQDGDSALKRRLARYARPQLLAVDEVGYLAYSNRHADLLFEIVSRRYEEKSTLVTTNRPFAEWGEVFPNASCVVSLVDRLVHRSEILTIEGESYRLKEAKERQQQQAQRRRAAAKSNKGA is encoded by the coding sequence ATGATCCCTAACGCATCCCTGAAAGAACGGGCCACGGCCCTCAAGCTCCATGGCCTGCTGAGCCATTGGGAGGAGAGCGCCGACGCTGGCTGGGTCGAGTCCCTGATCCAGTGGGAAGAGGAGGAACGTGCCGACCGCAGCCTCGAGCGGCGCATGAAAGGGGCGCGGCTGGGCCGCTTCAAACCCCTGGCCGACTTCGACTGGGGCTGGCCCAGCCGCTGCGACCGGGAACTGGTCAGTGAGCTGATGCGCCTCGACTTCCTTACCGAGGCGGTCAATATCATCCTGGTGGGACCCAACGGGGTCGGCAAATCCACCCTGGCCCGCAACATCGCCCATCAAGCGGTGCTGGCCGGCCACAGCGTCCTCTTTACCAGCGCCGGCCAGATGCTCAATGACTTGGCCGCCCAGGACGGCGACAGCGCCCTCAAGCGGCGCCTCGCCCGCTACGCCCGCCCTCAACTGCTAGCGGTCGACGAGGTGGGGTATCTCGCCTACTCCAATCGCCATGCCGATCTGCTGTTCGAGATCGTCTCCCGCCGCTACGAGGAGAAATCCACCCTGGTCACCACCAACCGACCCTTCGCCGAATGGGGTGAAGTCTTTCCCAACGCCTCCTGCGTGGTCTCCCTCGTGGACCGGCTGGTACACCGCTCCGAGATCCTCACCATCGAAGGTGAATCCTACCGGCTCAAGGAGGCCAAGGAGCGACAGCAGCAACAGGCACAGCGGCGCCGAGCCGCCGCCAAATCCAACAAAGGAGCCTAA
- the ltrA gene encoding group II intron reverse transcriptase/maturase — protein sequence MSLTTPEKIRTLQRKLYVKAKQEPAFRFYALYDKVYRADTLGHAYDRVRSNRGAPGIDGVTCEAIEAGVGKDAYLAELQRELEQKTYGADGVRRVWIPKPDGSERPLGIPTIRDRIVQMALKLLVEPIFEADFCEHSYGFRPQRSAHDAVKAVTDGLFQGKTQIIDADLSKYFDTIPHAKLMAVVAERLADGGVLALIQQWLKAPVIEEDGRGKQRPSGGKGNRKGTPQGGVVSPLLANLYLHLLDRIWERHDLERRLGARLVRYADDAVILCRGDTAPAMAVLETVLTRLELTLNREKTHVVDARRQAFDFLGFSIKWARSRRTGNGYPHVEPSRRAERRIKARIKELIARRRTPVPMPRMITEVNQVLRGWSGYFHYGNCTKAFGRVRWFTEERVRTQLRRRHKVRTRTRGYERFPYAHLHDALGLLKLSHKAGWRSAHALA from the coding sequence ATGTCGCTAACAACTCCGGAAAAGATCAGGACGCTGCAGAGGAAGCTCTACGTCAAGGCCAAGCAAGAGCCGGCGTTTCGCTTCTACGCCTTGTATGACAAGGTCTATCGGGCAGACACTCTCGGTCACGCCTATGATCGTGTCAGGTCCAATCGGGGCGCGCCAGGAATCGATGGTGTGACCTGTGAGGCCATCGAGGCGGGGGTCGGAAAAGACGCCTACTTGGCGGAATTGCAACGGGAACTGGAGCAGAAGACGTACGGCGCGGACGGCGTGCGTCGGGTCTGGATACCCAAGCCGGATGGCAGTGAGCGCCCATTGGGGATCCCCACAATCCGGGATCGGATCGTACAGATGGCGCTCAAGCTGCTGGTGGAGCCGATCTTCGAGGCTGATTTCTGCGAGCACTCCTATGGATTTCGCCCGCAGCGCTCGGCCCATGATGCGGTGAAGGCCGTCACCGACGGTCTGTTTCAGGGAAAGACCCAAATCATCGATGCGGATCTATCGAAGTATTTCGATACGATCCCGCACGCCAAGCTCATGGCCGTGGTTGCCGAGCGCCTTGCCGATGGGGGCGTCCTCGCCCTCATTCAGCAATGGCTCAAGGCCCCGGTCATCGAAGAGGATGGGCGAGGCAAGCAACGCCCGAGTGGCGGTAAAGGGAATCGGAAAGGGACGCCGCAAGGCGGGGTTGTTTCCCCGCTGCTAGCCAATCTTTATCTACATCTGCTGGACCGGATTTGGGAACGGCACGACTTGGAACGGCGGTTAGGGGCGCGCCTCGTGCGTTACGCTGACGATGCCGTGATTCTGTGTCGTGGGGACACCGCGCCGGCCATGGCGGTGCTTGAGACGGTGCTGACACGCCTGGAGTTGACGCTCAACCGGGAGAAAACCCACGTGGTCGATGCCCGCCGACAGGCGTTCGACTTTCTTGGCTTCAGCATCAAATGGGCACGCAGCCGACGAACCGGCAACGGCTACCCTCACGTTGAGCCGAGCCGCCGCGCCGAACGAAGGATCAAGGCGCGCATCAAGGAACTCATCGCGCGGCGCCGCACCCCGGTGCCGATGCCGCGTATGATCACGGAAGTCAACCAAGTGCTACGCGGCTGGTCGGGCTACTTCCACTACGGCAACTGCACCAAGGCTTTCGGACGCGTCCGGTGGTTCACTGAGGAACGCGTGCGTACCCAACTGCGGCGGCGTCACAAAGTGCGCACTCGCACGCGCGGTTACGAACGCTTTCCCTACGCCCACCTCCACGACGCCCTTGGATTACTCAAGCTATCCCACAAAGCAGGCTGGCGCTCAGCGCATGCCTTGGCGTGA
- a CDS encoding Txe/YoeB family addiction module toxin, producing MSWRLVYTKQAQKDAKKLASSGLKPKGRELLAILAEDPFQKPPSFEKLVGDLAGAYSRRINIQHRLVYQVLEKERVVKVLRLWSHYE from the coding sequence GTGAGTTGGCGGCTAGTCTATACGAAGCAAGCACAAAAGGACGCGAAGAAGCTGGCTTCAAGCGGATTGAAACCAAAGGGACGGGAGTTATTGGCCATCCTCGCTGAAGACCCGTTTCAGAAGCCGCCCTCTTTCGAGAAGCTCGTCGGCGATCTTGCTGGAGCTTATTCGAGGCGAATCAATATACAGCATCGGTTGGTATACCAAGTGCTGGAAAAGGAGCGGGTCGTTAAGGTGTTACGGCTATGGAGTCATTACGAATAA
- a CDS encoding type II toxin-antitoxin system Phd/YefM family antitoxin — protein sequence MTAITASEARANLYRLIDEAASSHQPLLISGKRNKAVLIAEEDWEAIQETLFLLSVPGMRESIREGMETPIDECAKDLDW from the coding sequence ATGACCGCAATTACGGCCAGTGAAGCCCGTGCTAACTTGTATCGCCTGATCGACGAGGCCGCATCCTCACATCAGCCGTTGCTGATATCGGGAAAGCGGAACAAAGCGGTGCTAATTGCCGAGGAAGACTGGGAGGCGATCCAAGAGACGCTGTTTCTGCTATCTGTCCCTGGTATGCGCGAATCGATCCGGGAAGGCATGGAAACGCCCATTGACGAGTGCGCCAAGGACCTGGATTGGTGA
- a CDS encoding IS1634 family transposase produces the protein MGRNVLQGWLAPSPTPSARPPAPAPYLCHGYNKDHRPDCKQIVFGLNVTADGHVPLLAQWYDGNRSDVTTHQTNWQALRQLLGRSDFIYVADSKLCAQDNLDRIAEHGGQFITIMPRNFKPVTAFLEQIREGTDIPWQQQLSRPNPRKKGDEQHYRLFQAPQPWQGHRIVWVHSESKAALERGNRDRTLDKAEQALTELAGKLGRHRLKSRQAIEKAVDKALGSAHPYIDAQLSEHHRSERVKVGPGRPGPNSRYETREHVTFELHWQRNDRAIAAARRTDGLFPLLHNTDLSPEEVFLAYKDQPHLEKRFSAGKTVLQVAPVFLKNNRRIEAMLLIWFVALMLLSLIERKIRAQMHEHNIEALPIRIQGSRPRTSSTPLRISPSTSALSQRSSSATPAHQAARAGSQRSPLRTSATMLVSMRKLTARHRARNRAGVRDRFPRAAQRRAAP, from the coding sequence CTGGGCCGGAACGTCCTTCAAGGATGGCTTGCGCCTTCTCCAACACCCAGTGCTCGGCCGCCTGCGCCTGCTCCTTATCTTTGCCACGGCTACAACAAAGACCACCGGCCAGACTGCAAGCAGATCGTCTTCGGCCTGAACGTCACCGCCGACGGCCATGTGCCACTGCTGGCGCAGTGGTACGACGGCAACCGCAGCGATGTCACCACCCATCAGACCAACTGGCAGGCGCTACGCCAGCTGCTCGGCCGCAGCGACTTCATCTACGTCGCCGACAGCAAGCTCTGCGCCCAGGACAACCTCGACCGCATCGCCGAACACGGCGGGCAGTTCATCACGATCATGCCCCGGAACTTCAAGCCCGTCACCGCCTTCCTCGAGCAGATCCGCGAGGGCACCGACATCCCCTGGCAACAGCAGCTGAGCCGCCCCAATCCGCGCAAGAAAGGCGACGAACAACACTACCGCCTGTTCCAGGCCCCGCAGCCCTGGCAGGGCCATCGCATCGTGTGGGTCCACTCCGAGAGCAAGGCCGCCCTGGAACGGGGCAATCGCGACCGGACCCTCGACAAGGCCGAACAGGCGCTGACCGAGCTGGCCGGCAAGCTCGGCCGGCATCGACTCAAATCCCGGCAGGCCATCGAAAAGGCCGTGGACAAGGCGCTCGGCAGTGCCCATCCCTACATCGACGCGCAGCTGAGCGAGCACCACCGCTCCGAAAGGGTGAAAGTCGGCCCGGGACGCCCCGGCCCCAACAGCCGGTACGAAACCCGCGAGCACGTCACCTTCGAGCTGCACTGGCAGCGCAACGACCGCGCCATCGCCGCCGCCCGGCGCACCGACGGACTGTTCCCGTTGCTGCACAATACCGACCTGTCTCCCGAGGAAGTCTTCCTCGCCTACAAGGACCAACCCCATCTGGAGAAGCGCTTCAGCGCCGGCAAGACCGTCTTGCAGGTCGCCCCGGTATTTCTCAAAAATAACCGGCGCATCGAGGCCATGCTCCTGATATGGTTCGTCGCCTTGATGCTGCTGAGCCTCATCGAACGCAAAATCCGGGCCCAGATGCATGAGCACAATATCGAGGCGCTGCCCATCCGCATCCAGGGATCGCGCCCTCGCACCAGTTCCACGCCCTTGCGGATCTCGCCCAGCACCAGCGCGCTGAGCCAGAGGTCGTCCTCCGCGACGCCCGCCCACCAAGCCGCCAGGGCCGGATCGCAGCGGTCGCCCTTGCGAACCTCCGCGACGATGTTGGTGTCGATGAGAAAACTCACAGCACGACATCGCGCCCGAAATCGCGCGGGCGTTCGAGATCGATTCCCTCGAGCGGCGCAGAGGCGAGCAGCGCCTTGA
- a CDS encoding sigma-54 dependent transcriptional regulator — protein MGQEQPLFSLISSQPEALAAWLKPHLEHLKPDSIRYLTPGALATVVLGPHEALIVDFTSFDADPRAGIAWSKLKNHPVLGLLPAEEIEIPSQRTQGCSEVIAWPGVHEELAAKLQRLQRLASAGRRIEQTLLLKINLIGESEAFRKVMSDIGKYCKCDAPVLILGETGTGKEMIARAIHYQGLEDGKPFVAVNCGALPDNLVENELFGHAKGAYTDARQAQCGLVEQAKGGTLFLDEIEALSAKGQVALLRFLQDYEFRPLGASRSRRAQLRLITASNEPLEHLVAQGFFRRDLFYRINILRLCLPPLHERGNDVVMLAEHFVSRYREIYQQYDKYLDPNTLRWMVHYDWPGNVRELENLILREFLLSDSSCISIQPLSAAVGEGRSNICERRFGDLYDRNFQDAKSTVVQEFERSYLQYVLQEANGNVSQAARQAGKERRTFDKLLEKHGISRKQFVSE, from the coding sequence ATGGGCCAGGAACAGCCACTCTTTTCCTTGATTTCCAGCCAACCGGAGGCGCTTGCCGCTTGGCTGAAGCCTCATCTCGAGCATCTAAAACCCGATTCCATCCGTTATCTGACCCCCGGGGCGCTGGCGACTGTGGTATTGGGGCCTCATGAGGCCTTGATAGTCGACTTTACCTCGTTCGATGCGGATCCCCGGGCAGGGATTGCATGGTCCAAGCTCAAGAACCACCCGGTGCTCGGTCTGCTTCCTGCCGAGGAGATCGAAATACCCAGTCAGCGTACCCAAGGCTGTAGTGAGGTTATAGCCTGGCCGGGAGTGCATGAGGAACTGGCGGCCAAACTTCAGCGCCTGCAGCGTCTGGCCTCGGCCGGGCGACGGATCGAACAGACATTGCTGCTCAAAATCAACCTCATTGGTGAATCCGAGGCGTTTCGTAAGGTCATGTCGGATATCGGCAAATATTGCAAATGCGATGCGCCGGTGTTGATTCTGGGCGAGACCGGCACGGGCAAGGAGATGATCGCCCGCGCTATTCACTACCAGGGGCTGGAGGATGGTAAGCCGTTCGTCGCGGTCAACTGCGGCGCCTTGCCGGATAACCTGGTGGAAAACGAACTCTTCGGTCATGCCAAGGGCGCGTATACCGATGCCCGGCAGGCGCAGTGCGGTCTGGTGGAGCAGGCCAAGGGTGGCACGTTGTTTCTGGATGAGATCGAGGCCCTCAGTGCCAAGGGCCAAGTGGCCTTGTTGCGGTTTCTGCAGGATTATGAGTTTCGGCCCTTGGGCGCGTCGCGCAGCAGACGAGCGCAGTTACGCCTGATCACCGCCAGCAACGAGCCCTTGGAGCACCTGGTAGCACAGGGCTTTTTCCGCAGGGACCTGTTTTATCGAATCAATATACTCAGGTTATGCCTGCCGCCCTTGCACGAGCGCGGTAATGATGTGGTAATGCTGGCCGAGCATTTTGTCTCCCGATATCGAGAGATTTATCAGCAGTACGACAAATATCTGGATCCCAATACGCTCAGGTGGATGGTGCACTACGACTGGCCCGGGAACGTGCGCGAACTGGAGAATCTGATCCTGCGTGAATTTTTACTGTCCGATTCGTCCTGTATCAGCATACAACCACTCTCCGCCGCTGTCGGCGAGGGGCGCAGCAATATCTGTGAACGTCGCTTTGGCGATCTCTACGACCGTAATTTCCAGGACGCCAAATCGACGGTGGTGCAGGAATTCGAGCGCAGTTATCTGCAATATGTGCTCCAGGAGGCCAACGGCAACGTGTCTCAAGCGGCGCGCCAGGCGGGCAAGGAGCGCCGCACCTTCGACAAACTGCTGGAAAAGCACGGTATTAGCAGAAAGCAATTTGTCAGCGAGTGA
- a CDS encoding DUF4255 domain-containing protein — MATIKSIHSVCNSIVQYLHNAYEAYPVPDGEPNSTMQDEHPCRFRVLASGELEPNAEFGTSLTLYLYRVLINEHVRSQPSVRGGDSDKLPLPVDLHFLISIWADSAAAEQTICAWVMSQLHQHPIMDVSSLTLEGGWRQDDVVQIIPAELSNEDLMRIWDALAPNYRLSLSYIARVIRIDPDDAGTGLPVVATRYQYQAKGEVDAG; from the coding sequence ATGGCGACGATCAAGAGCATTCATTCGGTCTGTAACTCCATCGTTCAGTATCTGCATAACGCCTATGAGGCCTATCCCGTGCCCGACGGGGAGCCAAATTCCACCATGCAGGACGAGCACCCCTGCCGCTTTCGCGTACTGGCCTCTGGGGAGCTTGAACCCAATGCGGAGTTCGGGACATCCCTGACCCTCTATCTCTACCGCGTCCTGATTAACGAACACGTGCGCAGCCAGCCCTCGGTACGCGGAGGAGATAGTGACAAACTGCCACTACCAGTGGACCTGCACTTTCTGATCAGCATCTGGGCCGATAGCGCAGCGGCCGAGCAGACCATCTGTGCCTGGGTTATGAGTCAGCTGCATCAACACCCCATCATGGATGTATCGTCCCTGACGCTAGAGGGAGGCTGGCGCCAGGACGACGTGGTACAGATCATTCCGGCGGAGCTTTCCAACGAAGATCTAATGCGCATCTGGGATGCCCTGGCTCCCAACTATCGCCTGTCCCTGTCCTATATTGCCCGCGTTATTCGTATCGATCCGGACGATGCCGGAACGGGTCTGCCGGTCGTGGCGACACGTTATCAATATCAAGCGAAGGGCGAAGTCGATGCCGGTTGA
- a CDS encoding phage tail sheath subtilisin-like domain-containing protein, with translation MPEYLAPGVYVEETSFRGKSIEGVSTSTTAFTGPTRKGPTSGEPVLITSFGDFERIFGGFENLDFGAGEVPNYVAHGVRNYFDNGGARLFMVRVYSASGGDGIARSAFAGGDADDNNNIRFIARSPGRSGNGTLTVSLSQTPVTAMSLDRAPFGTLMDDGGTVFIRTEAGFVDGSDNAFGGAGSLGGDENFISASVLVSDADGNEMFYENLGLAAGHPRYIGDILSPNPDRLVDQLELPFALELGDGVDAFRLHGILDGIDGTAQTLAGGGDGGEPAAGDYTDSLMELGRVDDISIVAAPGYASFADREGIQGALIGHAETRKAYRFAVLDARQGILPTEALTDKSVVDSSYAAMYYPWIVVSNPLARPDDVSIPREITLPPSGFICGIYARNDIARSVAKSPGNEVVRGALRFERNISHAEQELLNPRGVNCLRFFSGRGYRLWGSRTASSDPEWKYIGPRRYFLFLEHSIDRSTQWAVFENNGPELWANVREAVTSFLYNEWRSGNLLGNTPEEAFFVRCDRSTMTQNDLDNGRLICLIGVAVLKPAEFVIFRIGQKTAEARG, from the coding sequence ATGCCAGAGTATCTAGCCCCCGGCGTCTACGTGGAAGAGACCAGCTTTCGCGGTAAATCCATCGAGGGTGTCAGCACGAGTACCACCGCCTTTACGGGTCCGACGCGTAAGGGTCCGACCAGCGGTGAACCAGTGTTGATCACCAGCTTCGGCGATTTCGAGCGCATCTTCGGTGGTTTCGAGAACCTCGACTTCGGCGCGGGCGAGGTGCCCAACTATGTGGCCCATGGGGTGCGCAATTATTTCGATAACGGCGGTGCGCGACTGTTCATGGTGCGCGTTTACAGCGCAAGCGGCGGCGACGGCATTGCCCGCAGTGCCTTCGCCGGGGGTGATGCCGACGATAACAACAATATCCGCTTCATTGCCCGTTCACCGGGTCGCAGTGGCAACGGCACGCTCACCGTCTCGTTGTCCCAGACGCCGGTTACCGCCATGTCGCTCGATCGTGCGCCGTTCGGCACCTTGATGGACGATGGCGGTACGGTATTCATCCGCACCGAAGCGGGTTTCGTCGACGGCAGTGACAACGCCTTCGGTGGCGCCGGCTCGCTGGGCGGTGATGAAAACTTCATCAGCGCCAGTGTGCTGGTCAGCGATGCCGACGGTAATGAGATGTTTTATGAGAATCTCGGCCTGGCCGCCGGCCACCCGCGTTACATCGGTGACATCCTCAGCCCCAACCCGGACCGCCTGGTAGACCAACTCGAACTTCCTTTTGCCCTGGAACTGGGCGATGGGGTGGATGCCTTCCGTCTCCATGGCATTCTCGACGGCATCGACGGGACGGCACAGACCCTCGCCGGCGGGGGCGATGGCGGCGAACCCGCAGCGGGTGACTACACCGATTCCCTGATGGAACTGGGACGCGTGGATGACATTTCCATCGTCGCCGCGCCGGGCTATGCCTCGTTTGCCGACCGGGAGGGGATTCAGGGCGCCTTGATCGGCCATGCCGAGACCCGCAAGGCGTATCGATTTGCCGTGCTCGATGCCCGCCAGGGCATCCTCCCCACCGAGGCCCTTACGGATAAGAGCGTGGTCGACTCCAGTTATGCCGCCATGTATTACCCCTGGATAGTGGTTTCCAATCCGTTGGCACGTCCCGATGATGTGAGCATCCCGCGCGAGATCACACTGCCGCCCTCCGGTTTCATCTGTGGTATCTATGCCCGCAACGATATCGCTCGCAGCGTCGCGAAGTCACCGGGCAATGAGGTGGTGCGCGGTGCGCTGCGCTTCGAAAGGAACATCAGTCATGCCGAACAGGAGTTGCTCAATCCGCGAGGCGTCAACTGCCTGCGTTTCTTTTCCGGGCGCGGCTATCGGCTGTGGGGATCGCGCACAGCCAGTTCCGATCCGGAATGGAAATACATCGGTCCGCGGCGTTACTTCCTGTTTCTTGAACACTCCATCGATCGCAGTACCCAGTGGGCCGTGTTCGAGAACAACGGTCCCGAGCTATGGGCCAATGTGCGGGAGGCGGTAACCAGTTTTCTTTATAACGAATGGCGCAGCGGCAACCTGCTCGGCAATACGCCGGAAGAGGCCTTCTTCGTGCGCTGTGATCGCAGCACCATGACTCAGAACGATCTGGACAACGGCCGCCTGATTTGCCTCATCGGTGTGGCTGTGCTGAAACCGGCCGAGTTCGTGATCTTTCGAATCGGTCAGAAGACCGCAGAAGCGCGTGGCTGA
- a CDS encoding phage tail protein has translation MAERTTPYGAFNFLVNLNGPLGPEAPLGGFSDVSGLGVEITMAEYRNGNEKENHVRKVAGIHKVSDVTLKRGIVNSEDLWDWIKQTQRSGPEAKRTVVITLRDEAGESVESWTLRNVVPMKYTGPTLAAKGGGDVAMEELVLSSEGIDLEVA, from the coding sequence ATGGCTGAACGCACCACCCCCTACGGCGCTTTCAATTTTCTGGTGAACCTTAATGGTCCGCTTGGGCCGGAGGCGCCCCTGGGCGGTTTCTCCGACGTCAGCGGACTGGGCGTCGAGATCACCATGGCTGAGTACCGCAACGGCAATGAAAAGGAGAACCACGTACGTAAGGTGGCCGGTATCCACAAGGTCTCCGACGTCACATTGAAACGCGGTATCGTCAACTCAGAAGATCTGTGGGACTGGATCAAACAGACCCAGCGCAGCGGCCCTGAGGCCAAGCGCACCGTGGTCATCACCCTGCGGGACGAGGCCGGAGAGAGCGTCGAGTCCTGGACCCTGCGCAACGTGGTGCCCATGAAGTACACCGGTCCCACCCTGGCCGCCAAGGGGGGCGGCGATGTGGCTATGGAGGAGTTGGTATTGTCTTCGGAAGGCATTGACCTGGAAGTCGCCTGA
- a CDS encoding phage tail protein gives MSDVYDYPLQGFRFQVDFKEQMLGNDTAGGEVVLCSGAFSECSGLEVTMEPKSIEEGGRNWGAAQRMGAVKFGTVVLKRGLTQTDDLWAWFNLVGEGAYAQRLNVSITLFDQAGKGVFTWTLKRALPTKFKAPDLNASNNEVAIEELHLVHEGLARVAAAVKQL, from the coding sequence ATGAGCGATGTCTACGACTATCCGCTGCAGGGTTTCCGCTTTCAGGTGGATTTCAAGGAGCAGATGCTGGGCAATGACACTGCCGGCGGTGAAGTGGTCCTGTGCAGCGGGGCCTTCTCCGAGTGCAGCGGCCTGGAGGTGACCATGGAACCCAAGTCCATCGAGGAAGGCGGCCGCAACTGGGGTGCGGCCCAGCGTATGGGTGCCGTCAAGTTCGGCACCGTGGTGCTGAAACGCGGCCTGACGCAGACCGACGATCTGTGGGCCTGGTTCAACCTGGTGGGCGAGGGCGCCTACGCCCAGCGGCTGAATGTTTCCATCACCCTGTTCGATCAGGCTGGTAAGGGCGTCTTCACCTGGACCCTGAAACGGGCCCTGCCCACTAAGTTCAAGGCGCCGGACCTAAACGCCAGCAACAACGAAGTCGCCATCGAGGAACTGCACCTGGTCCATGAAGGTCTGGCCCGTGTCGCCGCCGCTGTGAAGCAATTATAG
- a CDS encoding contractile injection system protein, VgrG/Pvc8 family: MSVTALNRAPVYNARPMVEVDGQRFDKLNELLLAMEMREQEGGLSAMELRLSNVASDPDGSAAYAFEDEREIRFGSSITVFAGDVREPQELFRGMVTGLEADFPEGAPPELLVLAEDKLQQARMARRSHSYRDMSVADIANEIAQRLSLQARVTGLTSPTGTWVQFNESDLAFLRRLLRRIDADLQIVEDRLEIAPVSEMQRQVIQMEMFHDLRSVRFIADLAHQVSEVTCAGWNPVAGQAVSGRGSGVNLGPGQGRRGFDLLRDAVGDRSEHVGHIPVTTDEEAQALADTVFDQRARGFVCAEGTAGGHPNIRVGSHLQLGGVSARFENTYYVVSTHHRYDVRSGYLTDFKAESSALGEAS, encoded by the coding sequence ATGAGCGTCACCGCCCTCAACCGCGCTCCCGTCTACAATGCGCGTCCCATGGTGGAGGTGGACGGCCAACGCTTCGACAAACTCAACGAGCTGTTGCTGGCCATGGAGATGCGCGAGCAGGAAGGCGGCCTGTCGGCTATGGAACTGCGCCTCAGCAACGTCGCTAGTGACCCAGACGGTAGCGCCGCTTACGCTTTCGAGGACGAACGTGAGATACGTTTCGGTTCCAGCATCACCGTGTTTGCCGGCGATGTCAGGGAACCGCAGGAGCTGTTTCGCGGCATGGTGACGGGGCTCGAGGCGGACTTTCCTGAAGGCGCGCCGCCGGAGTTGTTGGTCTTGGCGGAGGATAAGTTGCAACAGGCGCGTATGGCTCGCCGCAGCCACTCGTATCGGGACATGTCCGTGGCCGATATCGCCAACGAGATCGCCCAGCGTCTTAGCCTGCAGGCACGGGTCACCGGCCTGACCTCTCCCACCGGCACGTGGGTGCAATTCAACGAAAGCGATCTGGCCTTTTTGCGTCGACTGTTGCGTCGCATCGATGCCGACCTGCAGATCGTCGAGGATCGGCTCGAAATCGCGCCTGTCAGCGAAATGCAGCGCCAGGTGATCCAGATGGAGATGTTCCATGATCTGCGCAGTGTGCGCTTCATCGCCGACCTGGCTCATCAAGTCAGCGAGGTTACGTGCGCTGGCTGGAATCCAGTGGCCGGCCAGGCGGTCAGCGGCCGCGGCAGCGGCGTCAATCTCGGTCCCGGACAGGGACGGCGCGGTTTCGATCTGTTGCGCGACGCCGTGGGCGACCGCAGCGAGCACGTAGGCCATATTCCGGTCACCACGGATGAGGAGGCCCAGGCCCTGGCCGACACAGTGTTCGATCAGCGGGCCCGTGGCTTCGTGTGTGCCGAGGGCACGGCCGGCGGCCATCCCAATATTCGCGTTGGCAGCCATCTACAACTGGGCGGTGTGAGTGCGCGTTTCGAGAACACCTATTATGTCGTCAGCACCCATCACCGCTACGACGTGCGGTCCGGTTATCTGACCGACTTCAAGGCCGAATCCTCAGCGTTGGGGGAGGCCTCATGA
- a CDS encoding phage baseplate assembly protein V — translation MSDQALMRQLIPMLHGGSYLARVTAVNDPDGIGRVKIRLFCFDAADTQDAEIWARVAVPFAGNNRGAFLIPDVGDEVLVSFVNSDPRQPIVIGGLWSGSTDVPETLGGSGDSVDRWSITGKAGTHIAIVEEQPSDATISFTTPGGVSGELTDAGGGKIEFRISGTTVTYEPQGVTVETGMNVKVQATQVEVTASMVTVNAAMSRFSGVVQCDTLISNSVISASYTPGAGNIW, via the coding sequence ATGAGCGACCAGGCGCTGATGAGACAGCTCATCCCCATGCTTCATGGCGGCAGTTATCTTGCCCGGGTGACGGCGGTGAACGATCCCGATGGCATCGGCCGGGTGAAAATCCGCCTGTTTTGTTTCGATGCGGCCGACACTCAGGACGCGGAGATCTGGGCCCGCGTCGCCGTACCCTTCGCCGGCAACAACCGCGGCGCCTTTCTTATTCCCGATGTGGGAGACGAGGTGCTGGTGAGTTTCGTCAACAGTGATCCCCGCCAGCCTATCGTCATCGGCGGACTATGGAGCGGCAGCACCGACGTGCCCGAGACTTTGGGCGGCAGCGGTGACAGCGTCGACCGTTGGAGCATCACCGGCAAGGCCGGTACCCATATCGCCATCGTCGAGGAACAGCCATCGGATGCCACAATCAGCTTCACTACCCCGGGCGGTGTCAGCGGTGAGCTGACCGACGCGGGCGGCGGCAAGATCGAGTTCCGCATCAGCGGCACCACGGTCACTTACGAACCCCAGGGGGTGACGGTTGAAACGGGCATGAACGTCAAGGTGCAGGCCACCCAGGTGGAGGTCACCGCATCGATGGTGACGGTCAATGCCGCCATGTCGCGCTTCAGTGGGGTGGTGCAGTGCGACACCCTGATCAGCAACAGTGTTATCAGTGCGTCCTATACACCGGGGGCGGGCAACATATGGTAA